The Sphingobium aromaticiconvertens genome has a segment encoding these proteins:
- a CDS encoding histidine phosphotransferase family protein — protein sequence MTSSTANRDSIEFASLLCSRLCHDLLSPVGALNNGLELMADETDPDMRQRCLDLLSDSARTSANKLKFFRLAFGSAGGFGDAVPTHEAKVAIEGMFAGTGRVKIGWMVTEDMLGKLPIKILLNLALIAGDALVRGGQLDIGAERREGLTEIVVRGEGPKVVLDPELRAALAGTLPPEGLASRTAAAWMVRSLVVDAGGEMALSAAGDPALLFGAAIPDAILAV from the coding sequence ATGACCAGTTCCACCGCCAACCGTGACAGCATCGAATTTGCCAGCCTGCTGTGCTCGCGCCTGTGTCATGATCTGCTTAGTCCCGTGGGCGCGCTCAACAACGGCCTGGAGCTGATGGCTGACGAAACCGACCCGGATATGCGCCAGCGCTGCCTGGACCTGTTGTCTGACAGTGCACGGACGTCCGCCAACAAGCTCAAATTCTTCCGCCTTGCCTTTGGCTCTGCGGGTGGGTTTGGGGACGCGGTGCCGACGCATGAGGCGAAGGTCGCGATCGAGGGCATGTTTGCCGGCACTGGCCGGGTAAAGATCGGCTGGATGGTGACAGAGGATATGTTGGGCAAGCTGCCGATCAAGATTCTGCTCAACCTGGCGCTGATCGCGGGCGATGCGCTGGTTCGCGGCGGTCAACTCGACATCGGCGCAGAGCGGCGCGAGGGACTGACGGAGATTGTGGTGCGGGGCGAAGGCCCCAAGGTGGTGCTCGATCCTGAATTGCGGGCCGCGCTGGCCGGCACATTGCCGCCTGAGGGGCTGGCGTCGCGGACGGCGGCGGCATGGATGGTGCGCTCTTTGGTGGTCGATGCCGGGGGTGAGATGGCGCTGTCGGCGGCGGGTGATCCGGCGCTATTGTTCGGCGCAGCGATTCCCGACGCCATTTTAGCGGTATAG
- the rpoH gene encoding RNA polymerase sigma factor RpoH, with protein MANKSNVPAVPALGGDASLNRYLSEIRKFPILAPEQEYMLAKRYAEHQDPEAAAQLVTSHLRLVAKIAMGYRGYGLPVSELISEGNIGLMQGVKKFEPERGFRLATYAMWWIRASIQEFILRSWSLVKMGTTASQKKLFFNLRRMKNNIEAFEDGDLRPDDVTFIATKLGVSEDDVISMNRRMAMGGDTSLNVPMREDGEGQWQDWLQDTDPLQDERVADAQEKTLRHEMLVEAMSDLNDREKHILAERRLAEEPKTLEDLSQVYGVSRERVRQIEVRAFEKLQKAMMRIAGDRLGSFARLAAV; from the coding sequence ATGGCCAACAAGAGCAATGTCCCCGCGGTGCCGGCGCTGGGCGGTGATGCCAGCCTGAACCGCTATCTGTCGGAAATCCGCAAGTTTCCGATTCTGGCCCCGGAACAGGAATATATGCTCGCCAAGCGTTATGCCGAGCACCAGGACCCTGAGGCCGCTGCCCAGTTGGTAACCTCGCATCTGCGCCTGGTGGCGAAGATCGCGATGGGCTATCGCGGCTATGGCCTGCCGGTCAGCGAGTTGATCAGCGAAGGCAATATCGGTCTTATGCAGGGCGTGAAGAAGTTCGAGCCTGAACGTGGCTTCCGTCTGGCGACCTACGCCATGTGGTGGATTCGCGCCTCGATCCAGGAATTCATCCTGCGCTCGTGGAGCCTTGTGAAGATGGGCACCACCGCGTCGCAGAAGAAGCTGTTCTTCAACCTGCGCCGGATGAAGAACAATATCGAAGCGTTCGAGGATGGCGATCTTCGCCCCGACGACGTGACCTTCATCGCGACCAAGCTGGGCGTGTCGGAAGACGATGTCATCAGCATGAACCGCCGCATGGCGATGGGTGGCGACACGTCGCTGAACGTCCCCATGCGTGAGGATGGCGAAGGTCAGTGGCAGGATTGGCTGCAGGACACCGACCCGTTGCAGGACGAGCGCGTGGCCGATGCACAGGAAAAAACGCTGCGCCATGAAATGCTGGTAGAGGCGATGAGCGACCTCAACGATCGCGAAAAGCACATCCTTGCCGAACGGCGTCTGGCGGAGGAACCAAAGACGTTGGAGGATCTGAGCCAAGTCTACGGCGTCTCGCGGGAACGTGTCCGCCAGATCGAGGTGCGCGCGTTTGAAAAGCTGCAAAAGGCGATGATGCGGATCGCCGGTGACAGGCTGGGTTCTTTCGCCCGTCTCGCTGCCGTCTGA
- a CDS encoding GMC oxidoreductase has product MGTTWMARNARQGVVDSDCRLFDTPNMFVAGSSVFPCDGNDMPTMTIIALAHRIAEQVEREVAL; this is encoded by the coding sequence ATGGGGACGACCTGGATGGCGCGAAATGCGCGTCAGGGCGTCGTGGACAGCGACTGCCGCCTCTTCGACACGCCTAATATGTTCGTGGCGGGAAGCTCCGTATTCCCCTGTGACGGCAACGATATGCCGACCATGACGATCATCGCGCTGGCCCACCGGATTGCAGAGCAAGTGGAGCGAGAGGTGGCGCTATAG
- a CDS encoding class I SAM-dependent methyltransferase: protein MSKQAEQNYLTLTGEAGRQHSLGKPFSDNYCGVNLASIGTIMSLLPPPPARILDMGCGGGWTSVFFAKNGYEVVGQDISQDMIDLAHENQANQNIDARLSFLCNDYEGMDVDGQFDAVVFYDCLDHAEDERAAIATAYRALKPGGIPVTHEPGEGHATAPGSIEAMQLYGVTERDMPPHLIIRHGQELGFSEQRVFPIPQELLEVFYNHSIPPLLSKAAWRRAKRVLRIAFRPSNRISSIVIMTK, encoded by the coding sequence ATGTCAAAACAGGCAGAACAGAATTACCTCACGCTGACAGGCGAGGCGGGGCGTCAACACAGTCTGGGCAAGCCGTTTTCTGATAATTATTGCGGTGTGAACTTGGCGTCGATCGGTACGATCATGTCGCTGCTCCCGCCGCCGCCTGCACGCATCCTCGATATGGGTTGTGGCGGAGGCTGGACCAGCGTGTTTTTCGCAAAAAATGGCTATGAAGTGGTCGGTCAGGATATCAGCCAGGACATGATCGACCTGGCGCACGAGAATCAGGCCAACCAGAATATCGACGCGCGCCTGTCGTTCCTGTGCAACGACTATGAAGGGATGGATGTTGACGGCCAGTTCGATGCCGTCGTCTTTTACGACTGCCTAGATCATGCGGAGGATGAGCGGGCTGCAATCGCGACCGCCTATCGCGCGCTCAAACCCGGCGGCATCCCAGTAACGCATGAACCAGGGGAAGGACACGCAACCGCACCAGGTTCTATCGAGGCGATGCAGCTTTATGGCGTGACGGAACGCGATATGCCGCCGCATCTCATCATCCGACATGGGCAAGAACTTGGTTTTTCAGAACAGCGAGTGTTTCCGATCCCGCAGGAATTGCTGGAGGTCTTTTACAACCATTCCATCCCGCCTTTGCTCAGCAAGGCAGCATGGCGGCGCGCAAAGCGTGTTCTTCGAATCGCCTTCCGGCCATCGAATCGCATAAGCTCCATCGTCATCATGACTAAATGA
- the mtgA gene encoding monofunctional biosynthetic peptidoglycan transglycosylase: MIAKPAAAPRRRRSRWFRWPIRILIGFVLFSLFFVALYRFVPPPVTTTMILDGNGITKDWMPLSQMDPDMARAAIAGEDSRFCSHHGFDAVAIAQALRHNASGGRIRGGSTISQQTAKNVFLFQGGGFIRKGFEAWFTLLIEAIWGKKRIMEVYLNVAETGIGTYGANAGAMRYFHHDATRLTKAEAARIAAVLPLPKKRAAIAPGGFTRRYGNSIAARIGVVQRDGLDSCLRD; encoded by the coding sequence ATGATCGCAAAGCCCGCTGCCGCCCCCCGCCGTCGTCGTTCCCGCTGGTTCCGCTGGCCGATTCGCATCCTCATCGGTTTCGTCCTGTTCTCGCTATTCTTCGTCGCCCTCTATCGCTTCGTCCCGCCGCCGGTCACGACGACCATGATCCTGGACGGCAATGGCATCACCAAGGACTGGATGCCCCTGTCCCAGATGGACCCGGACATGGCCCGCGCCGCCATAGCTGGAGAGGACTCACGCTTCTGCTCGCATCACGGCTTCGATGCGGTCGCCATTGCCCAGGCGCTGCGCCATAATGCCAGCGGCGGACGGATAAGGGGCGGATCGACGATCAGCCAGCAGACGGCGAAGAATGTCTTCCTGTTCCAGGGCGGCGGCTTCATCCGCAAGGGGTTCGAGGCCTGGTTCACCCTGTTGATCGAAGCGATCTGGGGCAAGAAACGGATCATGGAAGTCTATCTGAACGTCGCGGAAACCGGGATCGGCACCTATGGCGCCAATGCGGGCGCAATGCGCTACTTCCATCACGACGCCACTCGGCTGACCAAGGCCGAGGCGGCACGCATCGCGGCCGTCCTGCCACTGCCCAAGAAGCGTGCCGCCATCGCGCCGGGTGGCTTTACCCGCCGCTATGGCAACAGCATCGCCGCGCGGATTGGGGTGGTGCAGCGCGATGGGCTGGATAGCTGCCTGCGGGATTGA
- a CDS encoding cupin domain-containing protein, with protein sequence MISPRLTALLPLFATACATVPATDTQIHAIDRSSADHYVWGGVNDGWHLAKQPGLSVIEEQIAPGTGEIRHYHRRARQFFYVLSGELTMEVDGQIIVLATRQGVEIPPGTPHKAQNRSAAPVEILVTSTPPSHGDRVEALLPAATAMPNP encoded by the coding sequence ATGATCAGTCCACGCCTGACGGCTCTCCTCCCCCTATTCGCGACGGCCTGCGCCACCGTTCCGGCGACCGATACGCAGATCCATGCCATCGACCGATCAAGCGCGGACCATTATGTGTGGGGCGGGGTCAATGATGGCTGGCACCTCGCCAAACAACCAGGTCTTTCGGTGATCGAGGAACAGATTGCGCCCGGCACCGGCGAAATACGCCACTATCATCGCAGGGCGCGGCAGTTTTTCTATGTCCTGTCCGGCGAACTGACGATGGAAGTCGATGGGCAGATAATCGTGCTGGCGACCCGTCAGGGCGTCGAAATCCCGCCCGGCACACCGCACAAGGCTCAGAATCGCAGCGCAGCGCCCGTGGAGATATTGGTGACATCGACTCCACCCAGCCATGGTGATCGGGTCGAGGCCCTTCTTCCTGCGGCCACTGCAATGCCAAACCCATAG
- the glnA gene encoding type I glutamate--ammonia ligase, which translates to MANTPKDILKMIEEKEIEWVDVRFTDPKGKWQHLTMVASVIGEDELTQGLMFDGSSIEGWKAINESDMILKPDLDAVYFDPFSATPMMILFCDVVEPDTGELYARDPRSTAKRAEAFVKSAGFGDTVYVGPEAEFFMFDDVRFESNYATSYFKIDDIELPTNTGKEYEGGNLGHRPRAKGGYFPVAPVDPCTDIRAEMVTTMLEMGLPCDKHHHEVAAAQHELGLTFGTLVQTADRMQIYKYVVHMVAQAYGKTATFMPKPIAEDNGSGMHTHISIWDKGNPLFAGEGYAGLSDMCLYFIGGVIKHAKALNAFTNPTTNSYKRLVPGFEAPVLLAYSARNRSASCRIPYGAGAKAKRVEFRFPDAMANPYLCYAALLMAGLDGIENKIHPGSAMDKNLYDLPPEELSQVPTVCASLREALDSLSADYDFLLKGDVFTKDQIEAYIELKWPEVYRWEMAPSPVEFDMYYSA; encoded by the coding sequence ATGGCCAACACGCCAAAAGACATTCTCAAGATGATCGAGGAAAAGGAAATCGAGTGGGTCGATGTCCGTTTCACCGACCCCAAGGGCAAGTGGCAGCATCTGACGATGGTTGCATCGGTCATCGGCGAAGATGAACTGACCCAGGGCCTGATGTTCGACGGCTCGTCGATCGAAGGCTGGAAGGCCATCAACGAGTCGGACATGATCCTCAAGCCCGACCTTGACGCCGTCTATTTCGATCCCTTCAGCGCCACGCCGATGATGATCCTCTTCTGCGACGTCGTCGAACCCGACACGGGCGAACTGTATGCGCGCGACCCGCGCTCGACCGCCAAGCGCGCCGAAGCGTTCGTCAAGTCGGCCGGTTTTGGCGACACCGTCTATGTCGGTCCCGAAGCCGAATTCTTCATGTTCGACGATGTGCGGTTCGAATCCAACTATGCGACCAGCTACTTCAAGATCGACGACATCGAACTGCCGACCAACACCGGCAAGGAATATGAAGGCGGCAATCTGGGCCATCGCCCCCGCGCCAAGGGTGGCTATTTCCCTGTCGCGCCGGTCGATCCCTGCACCGACATCCGTGCCGAAATGGTCACGACCATGCTGGAAATGGGCCTGCCCTGCGACAAGCACCACCATGAAGTCGCCGCCGCACAGCACGAACTGGGCCTGACCTTCGGTACGCTGGTGCAGACCGCCGACCGTATGCAGATCTACAAATATGTCGTGCACATGGTCGCCCAGGCCTATGGCAAGACCGCGACCTTCATGCCCAAGCCCATCGCCGAAGATAACGGTTCGGGGATGCACACCCACATCTCGATCTGGGACAAGGGCAACCCGCTGTTCGCAGGCGAAGGTTATGCCGGCCTGTCCGACATGTGCCTCTACTTCATCGGCGGCGTCATCAAGCATGCCAAGGCCCTGAACGCCTTCACCAACCCGACCACCAACAGCTACAAGCGGCTGGTGCCGGGTTTCGAAGCCCCCGTATTGCTGGCCTATTCGGCCCGCAACCGCTCGGCCTCGTGCCGCATCCCCTATGGCGCTGGCGCCAAGGCGAAGCGCGTCGAGTTCCGCTTCCCCGACGCGATGGCCAACCCCTATCTATGCTACGCCGCGCTGCTGATGGCGGGCCTCGACGGCATCGAGAACAAGATCCATCCGGGTTCCGCGATGGACAAGAATCTCTATGACCTGCCGCCCGAAGAACTGAGCCAGGTGCCAACCGTCTGCGCCTCGCTGCGCGAAGCCCTGGACAGCCTGTCGGCTGACTATGACTTCCTGCTCAAAGGCGACGTGTTCACCAAGGACCAGATCGAAGCCTATATCGAGCTGAAGTGGCCCGAAGTATATCGCTGGGAAATGGCGCCTTCGCCAGTCGAATTCGACATGTATTACAGCGCCTGA
- a CDS encoding M67 family metallopeptidase, with product MDVRISRTLLEEILVAAAGQRQEICGLLLGGEGRIDAILPAANVAADPARHFELDPAVLLGAHRAARAGGPRIVGHYHSHPSGHSVPSATDAACAVPDGSLWLIVGGGEGRLWRAASEGDGGVRFDAVELLSDAS from the coding sequence ATGGACGTCAGAATTTCAAGAACCTTGCTGGAGGAAATCCTTGTTGCCGCGGCGGGGCAGAGGCAAGAGATTTGCGGCCTGCTGCTGGGAGGGGAAGGGCGGATCGACGCGATTCTTCCCGCCGCCAACGTCGCCGCCGACCCGGCGCGCCATTTCGAGTTGGACCCGGCGGTTCTGCTCGGTGCGCACCGGGCCGCGCGGGCAGGCGGGCCACGGATCGTCGGTCATTATCATTCGCACCCGTCCGGCCATTCCGTGCCGTCAGCGACCGATGCGGCCTGCGCGGTGCCCGATGGCAGCCTGTGGCTGATCGTGGGGGGCGGGGAGGGGCGGCTATGGCGGGCAGCGTCGGAAGGGGATGGCGGCGTGCGTTTTGATGCGGTGGAGTTGCTCTCCGATGCGTCGTAG
- the map gene encoding type I methionyl aminopeptidase gives MTEYMTMTADAPISRSPAIKLYDEAGFAGMRKAGRLAAEILDALVPHVVPGVTTGELDDIVRRMTLDGGGVPATLGYRGYTHSCCISLNNVICHGIPGDKMIRDGDILNIDVTPLVDGWHGDTSRMFIAGDAPIKARRLVDVTYECLMLGIEQAKPGNHLGDIGHVIQRHAEKHRYGVVRDFCGHGLGRVFHDSPEVVHVGRPGTGPELKPGMFFTIEPMINIGKPGVKMMEDGWTAVTRDRSLSAQFEHSIGITETGCEIFTQSPTGLNAPPYSA, from the coding sequence ATGACCGAATATATGACCATGACGGCCGATGCGCCGATCTCCCGCTCGCCGGCCATCAAACTCTATGACGAGGCTGGATTCGCCGGGATGCGGAAGGCAGGTCGTCTCGCCGCAGAGATTCTCGACGCGTTGGTGCCCCATGTTGTACCGGGCGTCACCACGGGCGAGTTGGACGACATCGTCCGTCGCATGACGCTGGACGGCGGCGGCGTGCCAGCGACACTGGGCTATCGTGGCTATACGCATAGCTGCTGCATTTCGCTGAACAATGTCATCTGCCATGGCATTCCGGGCGACAAGATGATCCGCGACGGCGACATATTGAATATCGACGTGACCCCGCTGGTCGATGGCTGGCACGGCGACACCAGCCGTATGTTTATCGCGGGGGATGCCCCGATCAAGGCGCGCCGCCTGGTCGACGTCACCTATGAATGCCTGATGCTGGGGATCGAGCAGGCGAAACCCGGCAATCATCTGGGCGACATCGGCCATGTCATCCAGCGCCATGCCGAAAAGCACCGCTATGGCGTGGTGCGCGATTTCTGCGGTCATGGCCTGGGCCGCGTCTTCCATGACAGCCCGGAGGTCGTTCATGTCGGTCGCCCCGGTACTGGTCCAGAGCTTAAGCCCGGCATGTTCTTCACGATCGAGCCGATGATCAACATCGGCAAGCCCGGCGTGAAGATGATGGAAGATGGCTGGACGGCCGTGACCCGCGACCGCTCGCTCTCTGCCCAGTTCGAACATAGCATCGGCATCACCGAGACGGGTTGCGAGATCTTCACGCAAAGCCCCACCGGCCTCAACGCCCCGCCCTATAGCGCCTGA
- a CDS encoding RluA family pseudouridine synthase, whose translation MDPGVSTIEIIIGEAQAGLRLDRALAELCPDLSRERLKALMLDGMVVTQGTGRSVTPSLKAAIGQAYAITLPAPVEMEAVAQNIPLTIVFEDENLVVVDKPAGLVVHPAAGNLDGTLVNALLHHCAGQLSGIGGVARPGIVHRIDKDTSGLLVVAKSDRAHEGLAVQFKDHSIRRLYAAITYGHPAPPSGTIDTWIGRSDADRKKMAVHREGRGKQAITHYRTVKRLRGAALVECRLETGRTHQVRVHMAHLGHPLIGDRVYGRERKGFKSILETLGFNRQALHAKTLGFIHPVTSVALSFESPIPADMQELLSQLNV comes from the coding sequence ATGGACCCGGGGGTTTCTACCATCGAAATAATCATCGGCGAAGCGCAGGCGGGGCTTAGGCTCGACCGCGCGCTGGCGGAACTGTGCCCGGACCTCTCGCGCGAGCGGCTGAAAGCGCTCATGCTGGACGGAATGGTGGTGACGCAGGGCACAGGACGCTCTGTGACCCCAAGTCTAAAGGCCGCCATCGGGCAGGCCTATGCCATCACCCTGCCCGCACCTGTCGAAATGGAGGCGGTGGCACAGAATATTCCGCTGACGATCGTATTCGAGGACGAGAATCTGGTGGTGGTGGACAAGCCCGCAGGGCTGGTCGTCCACCCGGCGGCGGGCAATCTGGACGGCACGCTGGTCAATGCCCTGTTGCATCATTGCGCCGGGCAACTGTCCGGCATCGGCGGGGTCGCGCGGCCCGGTATCGTCCACCGCATCGACAAGGATACATCCGGCCTGCTGGTAGTGGCCAAGTCCGACCGCGCGCATGAAGGGCTGGCGGTCCAGTTCAAAGATCATTCCATCAGGCGGCTCTATGCCGCAATCACCTATGGCCACCCGGCGCCGCCCTCCGGCACCATCGACACCTGGATCGGCCGATCCGACGCTGATCGAAAGAAAATGGCTGTTCATCGGGAAGGCCGGGGCAAGCAGGCCATCACCCATTATCGCACGGTGAAGCGGCTTCGTGGCGCGGCGCTGGTCGAATGTCGGCTGGAAACCGGGCGTACCCATCAGGTCCGCGTCCATATGGCCCATCTTGGCCACCCCTTGATCGGGGATCGGGTTTACGGTAGAGAAAGAAAAGGTTTCAAATCAATACTGGAAACTTTGGGTTTCAATAGACAGGCATTGCACGCCAAAACACTGGGGTTCATACATCCCGTAACAAGCGTGGCTTTATCGTTTGAAAGTCCAATTCCGGCAGACATGCAGGAACTGTTAAGCCAGCTTAACGTATAA
- a CDS encoding competence/damage-inducible protein A: MTSAPSSDRIWTAALVVIGDEILSGRTPDKNIGQIASWLNVQGIRLKEVRVVADDPDAIGEAVNLLRVRNDYLFTTGGIGPTHDDITVDAIAAALGVAVEIHPQARAVLARYYETRGGLTDARLRMARVPAGASLIENRMSGAPGIRHGNIFIMAGVPHITAGMLESLTGTLEGGSPLLSAQVGCWVAESEIADLLGEIERAHEGCQIGSYPFFREGRTGANFVVRSTEQARLDRCVSDLVVGLEAVGYPVLVGGI, from the coding sequence ATGACAAGCGCGCCTTCTTCCGACCGTATCTGGACCGCAGCGCTGGTCGTGATCGGCGACGAAATTTTGTCCGGGCGCACCCCGGACAAGAATATCGGACAGATCGCGTCCTGGCTGAATGTGCAGGGTATCCGCCTGAAAGAAGTCCGGGTGGTGGCCGATGACCCCGACGCGATCGGTGAGGCAGTGAACCTGCTCCGGGTGCGCAACGATTATCTGTTCACCACCGGCGGCATCGGGCCGACCCATGACGACATCACGGTCGATGCGATCGCGGCGGCGCTGGGCGTGGCCGTCGAGATACACCCGCAAGCGCGCGCCGTGCTGGCGCGCTATTATGAAACGCGCGGCGGGTTGACCGATGCGCGACTGCGGATGGCGCGGGTGCCCGCAGGCGCCAGCCTGATCGAGAATCGCATGTCAGGCGCGCCGGGCATTCGGCATGGCAATATCTTCATAATGGCGGGCGTGCCGCATATCACAGCGGGGATGCTGGAAAGCCTGACCGGCACGCTGGAGGGCGGTAGCCCTTTGTTGTCGGCGCAGGTCGGCTGCTGGGTCGCGGAAAGTGAGATCGCCGATCTGCTGGGGGAAATCGAACGCGCGCATGAGGGATGCCAGATCGGCAGCTACCCCTTTTTTCGGGAAGGGCGGACGGGCGCCAATTTCGTCGTGCGCTCGACGGAGCAGGCGCGATTGGACCGATGTGTCAGTGATCTGGTCGTGGGCCTCGAAGCGGTGGGCTATCCCGTCCTGGTCGGCGGTATTTGA
- a CDS encoding P-II family nitrogen regulator, giving the protein MKKIEAIIKPFKLDEVKEALHEVGVSGITVTEAKGFGRQKGHTELYRGAEYVVDFLPKVKLEVVVDDAMADRVVEAISSAAQTGRIGDGKIFISAIEGAVRIRTGERDSDAI; this is encoded by the coding sequence ATGAAGAAGATCGAAGCCATCATTAAGCCGTTCAAGCTGGACGAAGTGAAGGAAGCCCTGCACGAAGTCGGCGTGTCCGGTATCACCGTAACCGAAGCGAAGGGCTTTGGCCGTCAGAAGGGGCATACCGAACTGTATCGCGGCGCGGAATATGTCGTCGACTTCCTGCCCAAGGTGAAGCTGGAGGTCGTGGTGGACGATGCGATGGCCGACCGGGTGGTCGAGGCGATCTCCTCCGCCGCGCAGACCGGGCGCATCGGCGACGGCAAGATCTTCATTTCGGCGATCGAGGGTGCAGTACGCATCCGCACGGGCGAGCGCGACAGCGACGCCATCTAA